The Primulina eburnea isolate SZY01 chromosome 6, ASM2296580v1, whole genome shotgun sequence genome contains a region encoding:
- the LOC140835323 gene encoding cytokinin riboside 5'-monophosphate phosphoribohydrolase LOG3-like, which yields MSTSTVSKIKNICVFCGSSAGKDSIYEDVAENLGITLAKKKIHLVYGGGEVGLMRKVAKAAHAGGSEVLGIIPITSANLTGPTIGEEMKVDNMYERITQMIEHSDAFIALPGGFGTLEEIFHTVCWAQLNIHSKPIGLLNVNNYYDKLLSFLDDVVEQRFISLASRRMLVSATSEGELIDLMQGFSHEPDPFLSQLNWPTYKSKKRKFM from the coding sequence ATGTCAACGTCCACggtaagtaaaataaaaaatatttgtgtattttgtggatcTAGTGCAGGAAAAGATTCAATTTATGAAGATGTAGCAGAAAATCTTGGAATAACACTTGCTAAAAAAAAGATTCATTTGGTATATGGTGGTGGTGAAGTTGGCCTCATGAGAAAAGTTGCAAAAGCTGCGCATGCAGGTGGAAGTGAAGTTTTAGGCATTATTCCGATTACCTCAGCCAATCTTACAGGACCAACAATAGGAGAAGAAATGAAAGTGGACAACATGTATGAACGAattactcaaatgattgaacattCAGATGCTTTCATTGCTTTGCCAGGAGGTTTCGGTACtttggaagaaatatttcatACTGTTTGTTgggcacaattaaatatccacagTAAGCCAATTGGTTTGTTAAATGTTAACAATTATTATGATAAACTGTTATCGTTTCTTGATGATGTTGTGGAACAGAGATTTATTTCATTAGCTTCGCGAAGGATGTTAGTTTCTGCTACAAGTGAAGGTGAACTTATTGATTTAATGCAAGGATTTAGTCATGAACCAGATCCAttcttatctcaacttaattgGCCAACATACAagagtaagaaaagaaaattcatgtga